The window CGGGCGGGTCCTCGCCGAGCGCTTCGTGCCGCGGACCGGCGGCGGCTGCGACCGCTGCACCTTCCGTCGCAGTTGCTCGGCCCAGCGTGACGGCGCCCAGGTGGTGGAGTGAGCGCCGCGGTGTGGGGGTGGCCACAGCGGGCCGGGCGAGGGGCCCGGACTGTCGGCGGTGCCCGTTAACGTTGCGGGGTGACCGCCGCGCTCAGCCACCCCGACCAGCTCAAGGAGCTGCTGGGCATCCCGTTCAACCGGGAGCAGATGGCGGCCATCGGGGCTCCGCTGGAGCCGGCCGTGATCGTCGCCGGGGCGGGCTCCGGGAAGACCACGGTGATGGCCGCCCGGGTGGTCTGGCTGGTCGGGTCCGGGGCCGTCCGCCCGGAGGAGGTGCTCGGCCTCACCTTCACCAACAAGGCCGCCGGGGAGCTCGCCGAACGCGTCCGCGCGGCCCTGCGGCTCGGCGGCGTGGCCGAACCGGACGAGGAGGCGCTCGGCGAGCCGGAGATCTCCACCTACCACGCCTTCGCCGGCCGCCTGCTCAAGGAGCACGGCCTGCGGATCGGCATCGAGCCGGACGTCCGGCTGCTCGCCGACGCCACCCGCTTCCAGCTCGCCGCCAAGGTGCTGCGCACCGCGCGCGGTCCCTTCCCGGCGCTCACCGGGACCTTCAGCAACCTGGTCGCCGACCTGACCGCGCTGGACGGCGAGCTCGCCGAGCACCTGGTCGAGCCGGACGCGCTGCGCGCCTTCGACGAGGAGCTGCTCGACACCCTCGCCACCGTCCGGCTCGGCAACGACGACCTGCGGGCCGTGCCGGTCACCGCCCGGGCCCGGCTGGAGCTGCTGCGCCTGGTCGAGGAGTACCGGCGGCGCAAGGCCGCGGCCGGGCTGATGGACTTCGGCGACCAGATAGCCGCCGCCGCCCGGCTCGCGCAGCAGCGCCCCGAGGTCGGCGAGCTGCTCCGGGCCCAGTACCGGGTGGTGCTGCTCGACGAGTACCAGGACACCTCGGTCGCGCAGCGGCTGATGCTGGCCGGCCTGTACGGCGCCGGCCCCGAGGGGCGGGGCACCGGCCACCCCGTCACCGCCGTCGGCGACCCCTGCCAGGCGATCTACGGCTGGCGCGGCGCCTCGGTCGCCAACCTGGACGACTTCCCCCGGCACTTCCCGAAGGCCGACGGCTCCGGGGCGGCCCGGTACTCGCTCAGCGAGAACCGCCGCAGCGGCGGGCGGCTGCTCGCCTTCGCCAACGAGCTGGCCGAACCGCTGCGCGCGATGCACGAGGGCGTCGAGGCGCTGCGCCCGGCTCCCGGCGCCGAGCAGGAGGGCTACGTCCGGGCCGCGCTGCTGCCCACCCACGCGCAGGAGATCGACTGGCTGGCCGACTCGATCGCCCACCTGGTCCGCACCGGTACCGCCCCGGGCCGGATCGCCGTGCTCTGCCGGGGCGGCGCGGCCTTCCCCGACATCCACGCGGCGCTGGTCGCCCGGGACGTGCCGGTCGAGGTGGTCGGACTCGGCGGCCTGCTGCAACTGCCCGAGGTGGCCGACCTGGTGGCGACCTGCGAGGTGCTGCAGGACCCGACCGCCAACGCGGCGCTGGTCCGGCTGCTGATCGGCCCGCGCTGGCGGATCGGCCCGCGCGACCTCGCCCTGCTCGGCCGGCGCGCCGCCGAACTGGTGCGCACCGCCCGGCCGGAGGGCGTCGAGGCGCTGGCCGCGGCCGTCGCCGAGGCCGATCCGACCGAGGTGGTCTCGCTGGCCGACGCGCTGGAGACCTTCCTGGACCCGGCGTCCGGCGGGGACGGCGACCGGTCCGACGAGCTGCCGTTCTCCGCAGAGGCCAGGCCGCGCTTCGCCCGGCTCGCCCGGGAGCTGCGCGAGCTGCGCCGCTCGCTCGCCGAGCCGCTGATGGACGTGCTGCACCGGGTGCTCGCGGTCACCGGCCTGGAGGTCGAACTCGCCGCCTCCCCCCAGGCACTGGCCGCCCGCCGCCGGGAGACCCTGCACGCCTTCCTGGACGTCGCGGCCGGCTTCGCGGACCTGGACGGCGACCCGGGCCTGTCGGCCTTCCTCGGCTTCCTGCGCGCCGCCCAGGAGTACGAGCGCGGGCTGGACAGCAGCCTGCCCGGCGGGGAGGACACCGTGAAGGTCCTCACCGCGCACAAGTCCAAGGGCCTGGAGTGGGACGTCGTGGCCGTTCCCGGGCTGGTCAGGGGCGCCTTCCCGTCCTCGACCACGCGCGAGCGCTGGACCAGCGTCAAGCGGGTGCTGCCGCACGCCCTGCGCGGCGACGCGGCCACCCTGCCCGATGTGCGCGGCGGGTGGAACAGCAAGTCCATGGCCGCCTTCAAGGCGGCGCTCGCCGAGCACTCGGGCACCGAGGAACTGCGCCTCGGCTACGTCGCCTTCACCCGGCCGCGGTCGCTGCTGCTGGCCTCCGGGCACTGGTGGGGCCCCAGCCAGAAGACCGTGCGCGGCCCGTCCGCCTTCCTGGAGCGGCTGCGGACGCACTGCGAGCGGCCCGGCGCCGGCGAGCTCGAACACTGGGCCGAGCAGCCGCCCAAGGGCGCCGAGAACCCGGCGCTGGCCGCGCCCGTCGAGCGGCCCTGGCCGCTGCCGCTGGATCCGGCGGCCCAGCACGCCCGCCGCCGGGTCGCCGAGGTGGTGCACCGCCGCCTCGCCGGCCTGCCCGCCCCCGAACCGGAGCCGATGGCCGCCGAGGACCGCCGCCAGGTCGAGTCCTGGGACCGCGACCTCACCGCGCTGGTCGGCGAGTTGGAGCGGTCCCGGCGCAGCGTCCGGGAGGTGCCGCTGCCCGCCGCGCTGTCCGCCACCCAGCTCCAGCGGCTGGCCGCCGATCCGGACGGCTTCGCGCACGACCTGGCCCGCCCGATGCCCCGGCCGCCGCAGCCGGCCGCCCGCCGGGGCACCCGGTTCCACGCCTGGGTGCAGTCCCGGATCGAGCCGCTGCTGCTGATCGAGCCGGGCGCGCTGCCGGGCGCGGACGACGACGGCATCGAGGACGAGCAGGACCTGGAGCGGCTCAAGGAGGCGTTCCTGCGCACGCCCTACGCGAACCGGACGCCCTACCGGGTCGAGGCGCCGTTCCAGTTGGTGCTGGCGGGCCGGGTGGTGCGCGGCCGGATCGATGCGGTCTACCGGGAAGATGACGGCCGGTCGGAATTCGGCGGCGCGTCACGCTACGAAGTGGTGGACTGGAAGACGCACCGCGAGGAGACCGCCGATCCGCTCCAGCTCGCGGTCTACCGGGTCGCCTGGGCCGAACAGTTGGGAGTTCCGCCGGAGCAGGTCACGGCGTCCTTCCTGTACGTCCGCAGCGGTCGGGTCGAACAACCAGCAGGACTTCCCGACCGAAAAGAGTTGGAACGGCTCCTGATCGGGAACAGTGAAGAATGAGTCACGCAGAGCATTCAAGTCATCACGGCAGCGGGCGAAACCTGTGCGTAGTGCACGTTTCGTGCCTATTGTGGGGTCGGTAACCGGTCAACCCCTGTGCTCCGGCCGCCAGCGAGGCCCGCATTCCCCAACCCTCAGTCATCACCGCGGGTGCCCACGGGGCACCGGCGTCTTCTGCTGGAGAGACCGAAGTTGAGCGCGACCGGATGGATGAGAGAGCGGTTCGCCGGGCCGGCCCCGGGGACCGCTCCGGGCTCGACCGGCACCTGGCCGAGGACGGCGCTCGCGCTGCCGTTCATCGGCATGGCGCTGGTCGTGGCCCTCGACTACGTCAGCAACACCGAGGTGACGGTCGAGCCGGCCCTCACCGCCGTTCCCGCGCTGGCCGCCGTGGTCAGCCGGCGTACCTGGTACCCGCTCGCCATCGGCCTCTGCACCGAGGCCGTGGCCTTCCTGATGGCCGCCAGCAGCGACTCGCTCGGCGAGTCCGTGCACAGCGCCACCGTCTTCGCCGTCGTGCTGGTCGCCGCGATCGGCTGGGTCAGCGCCACCCTGCGGCTGCGCCAGGAGAAGGCGCTGGCCGACGCCCAGCTGGTCGCCTCGATCGCCCGCCGGGTGCTGCTGCGGCCGGTCCCCGAGCGGGTCGGCACCGTCCGGGCCGCCGTCCACTACGAGGCCGCCGCCGCGCACGCCAGGATCGGCGGCGACCTCTACGAGGTGGTCAACACCCGGCACGGGGTCCGGGCCGTGGTCGGCGACGTCCGGGGCAAGGGGCTCGGCGCGGTGGAGACCGCCGCCGCCGTGCTCGGCGCCTTCCGGGAGGCCGCCCACCAGGAGCCCGCGCTGGACCGGGTGGCGGGCTGGCTCGCGGTGAGCCTCGACCGGGCCCTGCACGAGAACGAGCACCCCGGCGTGGAGGAGGAGTTCGTCACCCTGGTGCTGATCGGGGTCCGGCCCGACGGCACCGCCGAGATCGTCAACTGCGGCCACCCGTCGCCGCTGCTGCTGCGGGGTACCGAGCCGGTCCGGCCGCTGGAGCTCGCCGAGACGGTGCCCCCGCTCGGCGTCCTCGACCCGGTCGACGTCCGGCCGCCGGTGCACGAGGTCCCGCTGCGGCAGGGGGACCGCGTCCTGCTGTTCACCGACGGAGTCATCGAGGCCCGGGACCGGGCCGGCGTCTTCTACCCGCTCGCCGAGCGGCTGCCGCACTGCGCGGACGGCCACCCGGTGGACGTCCTGCGGCGCCTGCACCAGGACGTGGTCCGCCACGTCGGCCGCCAGCTCGGCGACGACGCGGCGATGCTGCTGCTCCAGTACGACCCGCTCGGGCCGGAGCCGCACCTGCCGCACCAGAACGGGCAGCTGACGCACCCCCGGAGCTGACCGCCCGGCACGGCCGGACCGCCTAGAGGCCGACCTCCACCACCAGCGGGCGGTGGTCCGAGACCACCGCCCGCGGGGCGGCCGCCGGGCCGACCGCGGTGCGCGGCACGCCCACCGCGAGCACGTGGTCGAACTGCACGGCCGGTCGGTGCGAGGGGTAGGTGGGCGTGCGGGCCAGGTCGTACCAGCCCTGGAGCCGCGCCCGGGGCTCGCGCACCCGCCGCCGGCGCGGCTCGACCAGGGCCGGCCGGGCCCGCCGGGCCGCCCGCAGTTCGCGCACCCGCGCCCGGGGCGCCGTCCGGTCCAGCGCGGTGGCCCCGCCCAGCACCGTCCGGGGCACCGCGCCGATCAGGTTGAAGTCCCCCAGGACCAGGTAGGGCTGCGGCAGGTCGGCGATCCAGCGCCGGATCCCCGCCAGCTGCGCCATGTTCCAGCCCGGCACGAACGACAGGTGCGCCGCCACCACGGTGAACGGCCCGTGCTCGCCCTCCAATACGGCCGCCAGCGCGGCCCGCGGCTCGTCCGGGACGGGCGTGAGCCCGCGCCGGCCGGCCACCCGCAGCGGCAGCCCGAACGGGGCCGGGGCGAACCGCCGGGCCCGCCAGTGCCGCACCGGCAGCCGGGTCAGCAGTGCGGTGCCGTACGACGGCGGCGCGTCGTCGCCGACCTCGTTCGGCCCGTACACCTGGAGTCCGGCGGGGACGGCGGGCTCCGGCACCCAGCCCGCGACCGGCGCCGGGCGCCCGTGCAGCGCGGCGGCGAACCGCCAGTCCGCGGCGCCCATCGCCTTGGCGGCGACGGCGGCCTGGTCGGTGCCGCCGGAGCGGGCCTGGTAGCGGTCCACCTCCTGGAGGGCGAGCACGTCGGCGTCCAGCGCGGCCACCGCCTCCGCCAACGGTCCACCGGCGTCGGCGGGGTAGGGCCGCGGAGCACCGTCCGGGGCGAGCGGCTGACCGTGCAACAGATTGAAGGTGGCGATGCGCAACTGGCTCACACCGCACGACGGTACCCGCTCGCCGGGAGGGGGCGCCGCTTGAGCCCGCCGGGCATACCGGGTATACATACTCGGTATGTCCATCCGTCACGGTCTGCTCGCCCTGCTCGACCAGGGCCCGCGCTACGGCTACCAGCTGCGTACCGAGTTCGAGGCGCGCACCGGTGCCACCTGGCCGCTCAACGTCGGCCAGGTCTACACCACCTTGTCCCGCCTGGAGCGCGACGGCCTGGTCGAGCCCGCGGGGGAGGACGAGGAGGGGCACCAGTTCTACGCGGTCACCGAAGCAGGACGCGCGGAGCTGCGCACCTGGTTCGACACCCCGGTGCCGCGGACCAGCCCGCCGCGCGACGAGCTGGCGATCAAGCTGGCCATGGCGGTCACCGTCCCCGGGGTGGACGTGCCCGCCGTCGTCCAGGGCCAGCGCCGGCACAGCATCAAGGCGCTCCAGGACTACACCCGGCTCAAGGCCCGCGCGCTGACCGGCGAGGCCCGCCCCGGCGGCGCCGGCCCGTCGGCCGCCCCCGGCGCCGACCTCGCCTGGCTGCTCGTCCTCGAACAGCTGATCTTCCAGACCGAGGCCGAGATCCGCTGGCTCGACCACTGCGAGACCCGCCTCGCCCAGCACGCCGAGATCGAACAGGCCCGGGCCGCCGAGGCCCGCGCCGCCGAGCCCGAGGTCGTCCGGCGCGGGCGGCGCCGCACCCGGGCCTGAACCCCGTACGGACTTCACGAACCACGGCCCGGCCGCCATCCGCGATCCCGGGCCCAGAACAGCAGGGGGAAGTGTGATCCACACCGATCCGAGCAGGCTCGGCACCGAACCGGTGCTGCACCTGGACAACGTCACCCGGGTGCACGGCCAGGGCGCGGCCGAGGTGCACGCGCTGCGCGGGGTGGACCTCCGGGTGCACCCCGGCGAGTTCGTCGCCGTGATGGGGCCCTCCGGCTCCGGCAAGTCGACCCTGCTGACGCTCGCCGGGGGGCTGGACACCCCGAGCAGCGGTCGGGTCCTGGTCGAGGGCACCGCCCTGGGCGGCCTCAACCGCAAGAAGCTGGCCGAGGTCCGTCGCCGTTCGGTCGGCTACGTGTTCCAGGACTACAACCTGATCCCGGCCCTCACCGCGGCCGAGAACGTCTCGCTGCCGCGCGAGCTCGACGGTCTCTCCGGCCGCGCCGCCCGCCGCGAGGCGATGACCGCGCTGGAGGAGCTCGGCATCCCCGAGCTCGCCGACCGCTTCCCCGACGACATGTCCGGCGGGCAGCAGCAGCGCGTCGCGATCGCCCGCGCGCTGATCGGCGACCGCCGGCTCGTCCTCGCCGACGAGCCCACCGGCGCCCTCGACTCCACCACCGGTGAGTCCGTCCTCGCCGTGCTGCGCGCCCGCTGCGACGCCGGCGCCGCCGCGATGATGGTCACCCACGAGGCCCGGCACGCCGCCTGGGCCGACCGCGTGGTCTTCCTCCGCGACGGCCGCATGGTCGACGAGAGCATCAGCCAGGACGCCGGCACCCTGCTGGTCTCCGCAGCCACCAACGCGAAGGGCCCGGTGGCGCAGTGAGGTTCAGCGCCTGGCGGGTCGCCCTGCGGATCGCCCGACGGGACGCCCTGCGCGCCAAGGGCCGCAGCGCGCTCGTGGTCGCCATGGTCGCGCTGCCCGTGCTCGGCGTCACCGGCGCCGACGTGTTCTTCCGCAGCGCCGAACTCGACCCCGTCGAGCGGATCGTCCGCACCATGGGCCAGTCCGACGCCGAGATCCACATGGTCGACCGCGGCTCGATCATCCTGCAGGCACCGGACCCGGACCAGCCCTTCGACCTCACCGGCGCCGACGAGGCCAAGGTGGAGAACGGCCGGCCCCAGTACACGCCCGAGCAGCGCCGCAGCCTCGACACCGAGCCGGCCGAACTGGTCAAGCAGCTGGTCCCGGCCGGCACCACGCTCGTCCCGCTGCGCGAGGGCCCGTACGTCCCCACCAGCACCGTGCAGGGCCTGCTCAGCGTGCGGACCGCCGAGGCCGACCTGAACGACCCGGTCTGGAAGGGCCGGATCGACGTGGTCGAGGGCCGCGCCCCGAGCGCCGGCCACGAGGTCGCCGTCACCCGGGACTTCCTCGACCGCTCCGGCCTCAGGATCGGCGACCGCACCTCCCCGCGCGGTCTGGAGGCCACCCCCTTCACCATCACGGCCGTCGCCGAGTACCCCGGCGACCTGCGGGCCACCGGGCTGATCGCCCGCCCCGGCGCGCTGGTCGACCCGCTGATGAAGCTGCCCGGCGCCGACAAGGGCCTCGGCCGCTCCGCGCTGGGGGAGAGCGCCCGCTGGCTGGTCAAGCTCCCGGCCGGGGCCGCGATCGACTGGCCCAAGGTGACCGAGTTCAACAAGTACGGCTTCACCGTCGCCTCCCGCAGCGTGCTGCTCGACCCGCCGGCCCGTTCCGAGGTGCCGCTCTACGCCCAGAAGGGCCAGAGCAGCGGCGGTACCCCCTACCTCGACCGGACCTCCGTCGTCATCCTCGCCACCGTGGTCGGCATGGCGCTGCTGGAGATCGTGCTCCTCGCGGGCCCCG of the Kitasatospora sp. NBC_01246 genome contains:
- a CDS encoding ATP-dependent DNA helicase, with protein sequence MTAALSHPDQLKELLGIPFNREQMAAIGAPLEPAVIVAGAGSGKTTVMAARVVWLVGSGAVRPEEVLGLTFTNKAAGELAERVRAALRLGGVAEPDEEALGEPEISTYHAFAGRLLKEHGLRIGIEPDVRLLADATRFQLAAKVLRTARGPFPALTGTFSNLVADLTALDGELAEHLVEPDALRAFDEELLDTLATVRLGNDDLRAVPVTARARLELLRLVEEYRRRKAAAGLMDFGDQIAAAARLAQQRPEVGELLRAQYRVVLLDEYQDTSVAQRLMLAGLYGAGPEGRGTGHPVTAVGDPCQAIYGWRGASVANLDDFPRHFPKADGSGAARYSLSENRRSGGRLLAFANELAEPLRAMHEGVEALRPAPGAEQEGYVRAALLPTHAQEIDWLADSIAHLVRTGTAPGRIAVLCRGGAAFPDIHAALVARDVPVEVVGLGGLLQLPEVADLVATCEVLQDPTANAALVRLLIGPRWRIGPRDLALLGRRAAELVRTARPEGVEALAAAVAEADPTEVVSLADALETFLDPASGGDGDRSDELPFSAEARPRFARLARELRELRRSLAEPLMDVLHRVLAVTGLEVELAASPQALAARRRETLHAFLDVAAGFADLDGDPGLSAFLGFLRAAQEYERGLDSSLPGGEDTVKVLTAHKSKGLEWDVVAVPGLVRGAFPSSTTRERWTSVKRVLPHALRGDAATLPDVRGGWNSKSMAAFKAALAEHSGTEELRLGYVAFTRPRSLLLASGHWWGPSQKTVRGPSAFLERLRTHCERPGAGELEHWAEQPPKGAENPALAAPVERPWPLPLDPAAQHARRRVAEVVHRRLAGLPAPEPEPMAAEDRRQVESWDRDLTALVGELERSRRSVREVPLPAALSATQLQRLAADPDGFAHDLARPMPRPPQPAARRGTRFHAWVQSRIEPLLLIEPGALPGADDDGIEDEQDLERLKEAFLRTPYANRTPYRVEAPFQLVLAGRVVRGRIDAVYREDDGRSEFGGASRYEVVDWKTHREETADPLQLAVYRVAWAEQLGVPPEQVTASFLYVRSGRVEQPAGLPDRKELERLLIGNSEE
- a CDS encoding PP2C family protein-serine/threonine phosphatase, giving the protein MSATGWMRERFAGPAPGTAPGSTGTWPRTALALPFIGMALVVALDYVSNTEVTVEPALTAVPALAAVVSRRTWYPLAIGLCTEAVAFLMAASSDSLGESVHSATVFAVVLVAAIGWVSATLRLRQEKALADAQLVASIARRVLLRPVPERVGTVRAAVHYEAAAAHARIGGDLYEVVNTRHGVRAVVGDVRGKGLGAVETAAAVLGAFREAAHQEPALDRVAGWLAVSLDRALHENEHPGVEEEFVTLVLIGVRPDGTAEIVNCGHPSPLLLRGTEPVRPLELAETVPPLGVLDPVDVRPPVHEVPLRQGDRVLLFTDGVIEARDRAGVFYPLAERLPHCADGHPVDVLRRLHQDVVRHVGRQLGDDAAMLLLQYDPLGPEPHLPHQNGQLTHPRS
- a CDS encoding endonuclease/exonuclease/phosphatase family protein, with the protein product MSQLRIATFNLLHGQPLAPDGAPRPYPADAGGPLAEAVAALDADVLALQEVDRYQARSGGTDQAAVAAKAMGAADWRFAAALHGRPAPVAGWVPEPAVPAGLQVYGPNEVGDDAPPSYGTALLTRLPVRHWRARRFAPAPFGLPLRVAGRRGLTPVPDEPRAALAAVLEGEHGPFTVVAAHLSFVPGWNMAQLAGIRRWIADLPQPYLVLGDFNLIGAVPRTVLGGATALDRTAPRARVRELRAARRARPALVEPRRRRVREPRARLQGWYDLARTPTYPSHRPAVQFDHVLAVGVPRTAVGPAAAPRAVVSDHRPLVVEVGL
- a CDS encoding PadR family transcriptional regulator, encoding MSIRHGLLALLDQGPRYGYQLRTEFEARTGATWPLNVGQVYTTLSRLERDGLVEPAGEDEEGHQFYAVTEAGRAELRTWFDTPVPRTSPPRDELAIKLAMAVTVPGVDVPAVVQGQRRHSIKALQDYTRLKARALTGEARPGGAGPSAAPGADLAWLLVLEQLIFQTEAEIRWLDHCETRLAQHAEIEQARAAEARAAEPEVVRRGRRRTRA
- a CDS encoding ABC transporter ATP-binding protein, with the translated sequence MIHTDPSRLGTEPVLHLDNVTRVHGQGAAEVHALRGVDLRVHPGEFVAVMGPSGSGKSTLLTLAGGLDTPSSGRVLVEGTALGGLNRKKLAEVRRRSVGYVFQDYNLIPALTAAENVSLPRELDGLSGRAARREAMTALEELGIPELADRFPDDMSGGQQQRVAIARALIGDRRLVLADEPTGALDSTTGESVLAVLRARCDAGAAAMMVTHEARHAAWADRVVFLRDGRMVDESISQDAGTLLVSAATNAKGPVAQ